In Carassius carassius chromosome 2, fCarCar2.1, whole genome shotgun sequence, the DNA window AGTTATTAGAGAACTTTATTAACTGTGCAAAAGGTTGCAAGTTCAATTCCCAGAGAACGCTgttatgtatagcctgaatgcattgtaagtcgcctGTCTGACAAATAccaaaaattaaatgttgaaCTATTGTATACTACGTGTATACTATTGTAACTACACTCCAGTCAGCTCACAGTGATGTGAATGCGAGATAAAATTTACTACACTGGCTCTCACATTGGGGCTTGAGGATTACCaggtaaaaatatatagaaaatgtgaataaaatgagtatatatggtttattcaGGGAACATAtatggttcatttatattatattataataagcatttgTTGATGCTATTGGACAGTTCTCTTTAAATTCaacatatgtaattatatacaactattatattaaatgtttggaaTTTAACTGTGTTATGCTTGTTCAGAGATTGTTTGTATAGTTATCTTAAATACATAGAACACTATTATAACTCCTCTAACGTTATCCCTCCCTAGTTTTACTTCCCGAGACTCGATAAACattgtccctcatgctggcccttacaataCGGGTAAGTAAACCAGCATCTAAGCTGCACTGTTCTACATGTCCAGATTTCTCCTCGATCTATGGTTTTTATATCCTCTAAGAAAAAAGGACATAATAATGGAAATTGATACGGTCATAGCTAACCTTAGTGCTTCTGAGATGGTAAAagcgtgttttttttcttctggtgaATTAGCAAATGGTATGCAAACATACAATCAAACATAATACAGTGAAAGATAATCTTTAAAGTTTATTTGGGGCACAATGATAAATCATAATATTaatcacaaagaaaataatattaaggtttatataaaataacataatattacataaaacattaacacaagataaaaaaaaattcagagagacacacataaacaaaattagtttctaacatttaaaaaaaaacgaataggCAATAATCTCATGGAGAAGTGGAGAAGTGTTCATACACAGCGCAGATCATAATGAGCGAGCGTGTTTCTTTAAATAAAGTTTGAGGAAGCTTGACGATGACGTTGATCCGCGACCATGGTGTGCTGTAGTCCGTTGGTAGCTTACCGTTAGCATTTTATATCTGACGGCTTTATTTACgcttcaaaatgtatacattttggagTAGTTTGTAAAGATTATCTTGATTGACAAAACGTGTAAGGGTCATAACTCTTTGTTGAACACAGATCTTATTTTTTGCGATTTTCCAAAAGTCTATGGGGAAACTTTTTGTAGGCCAACTTCCGAGTTGGCCTACAAAGTGACGTCATAACTTCGGCActctattggctcgaggttgagtaattctttgacaggatgaaatggttgttacccggttcactgagctgcgcatgcgctgcttatagcgccgcgctgctgtgaacggaggaacttcactgaacgagaaatatgagtcagtggattacgtgaacgagaacgattcgttcacctaaaagattcgttcaaaaagaacgattcgttcacgaacgacacatcactagaatAAACTCTTAAGTGGAAGTATTTCTATCTATGCGTTGTTCTGAAATAATGGGTATTTCTTAACCCAAAACTTTACCTTAAAATTATAGctcatattatttgtttttgttattagaGGCGTATACATTTACAAAACGAAAAACATTTAGATGGCAAATATACTTTAAAGCAAAGGTGTAATTGGCAAGATAACAGAACTATAAAGGgtctaatgttttattttctctaaattcTCTCGATGGGCTTATTAGATTATTTAAACGTTACACAGTTTGATATTGATCCTGTGCTATATTTGAAACGCATTTCATTGAACATaataacttgtaaaaaaaaaaaaaaaaaaaaaaaaagcgggaATTGAAACCAAGGAGTCGATGGGGGGTGTCGGTCAAACACGAAGCGGTTGGCGGAGTTATAATATAGCCGCTTGTGATTGGTCCTTGTTCCAGCCGCTATTCTTCGAGTTGTCCAGTTAAACACGAGTTCATGGGTTTGACCAATAAAAACACGCCACCAGAAACGTCCCCGTCTCTCTGATAATTAGCATAGATCAGTCGATAAATGCCTCTGTCCCGCTCTTTCTCATCATTGTCTCGTGAGGTTTTGATCTCCAGCAGCATCATGCCTGACCCAGCAAAGCCCGCGCCGAAGAAAGGCTCCAAGAAGGCCGTCACTAAGAGCGCCGCGAAAGGAGGAAAGAAGCGCAGAAAGTCCAGGAAGGAGAGCTACGCCATCTACGTGTACAAAGTGCTGAAGCAGGTTCATCCTGACACCGGGATCTCTTCGAAGGCGATGGGCATCATGAACTCTTTCGTCAACGACATCTTCGAGCGCATCGCCGGTGAGTCGTCTCGTCTCGCTCACTACAACAAGCGCTCCACCATCACTTCCCGAGAGATCCAGACCGCCGTGCGTCTGCTGCTGCCCGGGGAGCTGGCCAAACACGCCGTGTCTGAGGGCACCAAGGCCGTCACCAAGTACACCAGCTCCAAGTAGAGCTCCGCTGCAGCTCAACacacaaaggctcttttaagagccacacaGGTTCTCTTTGAAAGGGCGAGTGCTGTTTTAAGTTGAATCTTATCTAAAATATATAATCTTAATTAAGGTTATTTTTGCCACTATTGGGATGGTTCTGAATGgaatttcaaaaacattcagaGGATGCAAGTACAGAGATGAATATTTATGAAACAATACATACTTGTAacattgtatatataatataacctcTCCTGAGAGCATCTTTATCAGTgctacatttgtgtttttttttttttagtgtcagCTCCTCTCATTCCAGATCCACTCACTTCAACTTTCATGTGAACCTTTCAAGCCAGACCTTTGAGCTCTTGTTCTTGAAGACTTTAACCAGCTTTGCTGTCCACAGATTCTGGATCTTTCTCTGATGCAGTGAAAGCTCTTCATGTAAACGGCAGTGAAGCTTCATTGGAGAGATGTGAACTAACCAGATCCCATGCCAAGCTCCTCAATCCCACATTCTCACTCTTGGGAATTATTGCACATATTCAGGAGTACCTCACCATGAAATTTCACTTAGAAACTTTGATTTATCGCAACAGAACATCTTCCCTCAACCTTCACGTGTACCTGATTTTATATGATGAAAAACTGAAGGTAAAATCTAGTGATAAGCTTTATAAGAGGTCATGTAATCTGTCATGTATTTACTGAAAAAAGTAGAAAGTAATCATCCTTTCATCAGATTTTATCTGAAGTGACAATGTaaagagtgtatatatatatatatgtatgtttatgaaACGTGTATGAACCTCTTTGTTTATAAGTTATATGCATCACTATAGCTATTCATATGGACAATAGAGCATCAcggtcccgcccacagcccgagagagctttggtgccgtACAAGAccgtgtacatattttcattttgagcgcaggaactactcatcccataaaccaccacgcctcactgaattcgactgaagccacaaccgcgaacaagccttttgagcgacttccaaatctgatgacgGCCGTGCAAACCTTTTCCTccagtaaattttattttatatagtgactGTGCAGTAATAAaagttctttcagtattaatcgtgtaaatagtgttttatacaggtattgtgtatttatttttatatttatcatcgcgtatttaatattacaaaaatgttcaaaaatattgttttgacagtggcattataaaatgcttgatataaCTCATACACTATGAAGAcaacagtagcctagctaaagtggacgataa includes these proteins:
- the LOC132111798 gene encoding histone H2B-like, encoding MPLSRSFSSLSREVLISSSIMPDPAKPAPKKGSKKAVTKSAAKGGKKRRKSRKESYAIYVYKVLKQVHPDTGISSKAMGIMNSFVNDIFERIAGESSRLAHYNKRSTITSREIQTAVRLLLPGELAKHAVSEGTKAVTKYTSSK